In the genome of Bradyrhizobium sp. CIAT3101, one region contains:
- the recA gene encoding recombinase RecA, translated as MSTTALRIVEGSSMDKSKALAAALSQIERQFGKGSVMKLGKNDRSMDIEAVSSGSLGLDIALGIGGLPKGRIVEIYGPESSGKTTLALHTVAEAQKKGGICAFIDAEHALDPVYARKLGVNIDELLISQPDTGEQALEICDTLVRSGAVDVLVVDSVAALVPKAELEGEMGDALPGLQARLMSQALRKLTASINKSNTMVIFINQIRMKIGVMYGSPETTTGGNALKFYASVRLDIRRIGAIKERDEVVGNTTRVKVVKNKLAPPFKQVEFDIMYGEGVSKMGEILDLGVKAGIVEKSGAWFSYDSQRLGQGRENSKAFLKSNPDITAKIETAIRQNSGLISEQILAGTPESDADGEEPADE; from the coding sequence ATGTCCACCACTGCCCTGCGTATCGTCGAAGGATCTTCCATGGACAAGAGTAAAGCTCTGGCCGCCGCGCTCTCCCAGATCGAGCGCCAGTTCGGCAAGGGCTCGGTGATGAAGCTCGGCAAGAACGACCGTTCGATGGATATCGAGGCGGTGTCGTCCGGGTCGCTCGGGCTGGATATCGCGCTCGGCATCGGCGGCTTACCGAAGGGGCGCATCGTCGAGATCTACGGGCCGGAATCGTCAGGCAAGACCACGCTGGCGCTGCACACGGTGGCGGAAGCCCAGAAGAAGGGCGGCATCTGTGCCTTCATCGACGCCGAACACGCGCTCGACCCGGTCTATGCCCGCAAGCTCGGCGTCAACATCGACGAGCTCCTGATCTCCCAGCCCGACACCGGCGAGCAGGCGCTGGAAATCTGCGACACGCTGGTGCGCTCGGGTGCGGTCGACGTGCTGGTGGTCGATTCGGTCGCGGCACTGGTGCCGAAGGCCGAGCTCGAAGGCGAGATGGGCGATGCGCTGCCGGGTCTGCAGGCGCGTCTGATGAGCCAGGCGCTGCGCAAGCTGACGGCCTCCATCAACAAGTCCAACACCATGGTGATCTTCATCAACCAGATCCGCATGAAGATCGGTGTGATGTACGGCTCGCCCGAGACCACGACCGGCGGCAACGCGCTGAAGTTCTATGCCTCCGTCCGCCTCGACATCCGCCGCATCGGCGCGATCAAGGAGCGCGACGAAGTGGTCGGCAACACCACCCGCGTCAAGGTGGTGAAGAACAAGCTGGCGCCGCCGTTCAAGCAGGTCGAGTTCGACATCATGTACGGCGAGGGCGTTTCCAAGATGGGCGAGATCCTCGATCTCGGCGTCAAGGCCGGCATCGTCGAAAAGTCCGGCGCCTGGTTCTCCTATGACAGCCAGCGTCTCGGCCAGGGCCGCGAGAACTCGAAAGCGTTCCTGAAGTCCAACCCCGATATCACCGCCAAGATCGAGACCGCGATCCGCCAGAACTCCGGTCTGATCTCCGAGCAGATTTTGGCCGGCACGCCCGAAAGCGACGCCGACGGCGAAGAGCCCGCGGACGAGTAA
- a CDS encoding pyrroloquinoline quinone-dependent dehydrogenase — protein MAGRLRYLVGLVVLLVARQCVAWENWGGDPGGSRFSPLRQITSDNVGQLVRAFEFHTGDVTARPPEVMRRTKFEATPLFVEDSLIFCSPFNEVIALDPGTGAQKWRYDPKIAINQRPANRYVCRGVSHWVDDAAPQGAVCRSRIFMGTNDVRLIALDARTGLPCADFGKGGEIKLDIGMPLEWPGEFQITSPPAVGHGVVVVGSSIGDNRRVDAPSGVVRAFDARSGEPRWTFEPLKRDGIEAGHANVWAAMSVDAARGLVFLPTSSPSPDFWGGKRPGNNEYANSVVALRIETGELVWAFQTVHHDVWDYDLPAQPTLARIDTGDGPRDVVIQPTKQGFVFVLDRDTGKPVWPVEERAVPQGGAEGERLSPTQPFPTHVPALTSQTISTDDALSLLPGLRRSSCERQFAEARNEGLFTPPSTQGTLVFPFTGGGVNWGSAAFDPVNQILYANTSRAVHLIKLIPRAEAAGFNPPPGHDFGQQKGAPFAMSRSVVMSPFGLLCNKPPWGEMVAVDLKAGRILWRSTVGTTEDVAPLGVPLPFGAPLVNGLAVTAGGVVFTGAMDAYLRAFDARSGRELWQGRLPVPGVANPMTYAWKGEQYVAIGAGGHSEAGTSIGDSVVAFRLARPGEAPSLWSRTIDRPGGRFFAASSAIALAIVALVIVALRWRRRRRRIRST, from the coding sequence GTGGCGGGCCGGCTGCGATATCTGGTTGGCCTCGTTGTTCTGCTTGTTGCGCGGCAGTGTGTCGCCTGGGAGAACTGGGGTGGCGATCCCGGCGGTTCGCGTTTCTCGCCATTGCGCCAGATCACCTCCGACAATGTCGGCCAACTCGTCCGCGCTTTCGAATTTCACACCGGCGACGTTACGGCGCGTCCTCCCGAGGTGATGCGGCGAACCAAGTTCGAGGCGACACCGCTGTTCGTCGAGGACAGCCTGATCTTCTGCTCGCCCTTCAACGAGGTGATCGCACTCGATCCGGGCACCGGAGCGCAGAAGTGGCGCTACGACCCGAAGATCGCCATCAACCAGCGTCCGGCCAATCGCTATGTCTGCCGTGGCGTCAGCCACTGGGTCGACGACGCTGCGCCTCAAGGCGCCGTCTGCCGATCGCGCATCTTCATGGGAACGAACGATGTTCGCCTGATCGCACTCGATGCCAGGACAGGTCTTCCCTGTGCGGATTTCGGCAAGGGCGGCGAGATCAAGCTCGATATCGGCATGCCGCTGGAGTGGCCCGGGGAATTCCAGATCACGTCGCCACCGGCGGTCGGCCACGGCGTTGTCGTGGTCGGCTCCTCGATCGGCGATAACCGCCGGGTCGATGCGCCGAGCGGCGTGGTGCGCGCGTTCGACGCGCGCAGCGGTGAGCCGCGCTGGACCTTCGAGCCGCTCAAGCGCGACGGCATCGAGGCCGGCCATGCCAATGTCTGGGCCGCCATGTCGGTCGATGCGGCGCGTGGGCTGGTGTTCCTGCCGACATCCTCGCCGTCGCCGGATTTCTGGGGCGGCAAGCGGCCCGGCAATAACGAGTATGCCAATTCCGTCGTCGCACTGCGCATCGAGACCGGCGAACTCGTATGGGCATTCCAGACTGTGCATCACGACGTCTGGGACTACGATCTGCCGGCGCAGCCGACGCTCGCGCGCATCGACACGGGCGACGGCCCGCGCGATGTCGTGATCCAGCCGACCAAGCAAGGTTTTGTCTTCGTGCTCGACCGCGACACCGGCAAGCCGGTATGGCCTGTTGAGGAGCGCGCGGTGCCGCAAGGCGGCGCCGAGGGTGAACGACTTTCGCCGACGCAGCCGTTCCCGACGCATGTGCCGGCGTTGACGTCGCAGACGATCTCGACCGACGATGCACTCTCGCTATTGCCCGGCCTGCGCCGTTCGTCCTGCGAACGTCAGTTTGCAGAAGCGCGCAACGAAGGTCTTTTCACGCCGCCTTCGACGCAAGGCACGCTGGTGTTTCCCTTCACCGGCGGCGGGGTGAACTGGGGCAGTGCGGCATTCGATCCCGTCAACCAGATCCTCTATGCCAACACCAGCCGCGCCGTTCATCTCATCAAGCTGATCCCGCGCGCGGAGGCGGCCGGATTTAATCCGCCGCCCGGTCATGATTTCGGCCAGCAGAAGGGCGCGCCGTTCGCGATGTCGCGTTCGGTGGTGATGTCGCCGTTCGGGCTGCTCTGCAACAAGCCGCCCTGGGGCGAGATGGTCGCGGTCGATCTCAAGGCCGGCAGGATCCTCTGGCGCTCGACCGTCGGCACCACCGAGGATGTGGCGCCGCTCGGCGTGCCGCTGCCCTTCGGCGCGCCGCTGGTGAACGGGCTCGCGGTGACCGCAGGCGGTGTCGTCTTCACCGGTGCGATGGACGCCTACTTGCGTGCCTTCGATGCGCGAAGCGGACGAGAGCTGTGGCAGGGGCGGCTACCGGTGCCCGGCGTTGCCAATCCCATGACCTATGCCTGGAAGGGCGAGCAATATGTCGCGATCGGCGCCGGCGGTCATTCCGAAGCCGGCACGTCGATTGGCGACAGCGTCGTCGCGTTTCGTCTCGCGCGCCCGGGCGAAGCGCCGTCATTGTGGTCGCGCACGATCGACCGCCCGGGCGGGCGGTTCTTTGCGGCATCGTCGGCGATCGCGCTCGCGATTGTCGCGCTGGTGATCGTTGCGCTGCGCTGGCGTCGCCGACGTCGTCGTATCAGGTCGACATGA
- a CDS encoding DsbA family oxidoreductase, translated as MSTLKPLQIDVVSDVVCPWCYIGKHRIESALALVPDVPVKLNFRPFFLNPWVPREGISREDYLTQKFGSVEAYKGIAGRVVAAASEEGLVYKPELVARQPNTTDCHRLILWAEAIGKAPEMKQRLMELYFRDGGDLTDVNVLVQAAADIGLDADDVRKRLATDEDVARVSADAQEAAEKGISGVPTYVFAQKYAVSGAQDPNLLARAIRQVSAEINAQAAE; from the coding sequence ATGAGCACGCTGAAACCGCTCCAGATCGATGTCGTCTCCGACGTGGTGTGCCCGTGGTGCTATATCGGCAAGCACAGGATCGAGAGCGCGCTCGCGCTCGTCCCCGATGTTCCGGTCAAGCTGAATTTCCGCCCGTTCTTCCTCAATCCCTGGGTGCCGCGCGAAGGCATCAGCCGCGAGGACTATCTCACCCAGAAGTTCGGTTCGGTCGAGGCCTATAAGGGCATTGCCGGCCGCGTGGTCGCTGCGGCAAGCGAGGAGGGTCTCGTCTACAAGCCCGAGCTCGTCGCGCGCCAGCCCAACACGACCGATTGCCACCGCCTGATCCTGTGGGCCGAAGCGATCGGCAAGGCGCCCGAGATGAAGCAGCGCCTGATGGAGCTGTATTTCCGCGACGGCGGCGATCTCACCGACGTCAACGTGCTGGTGCAGGCCGCGGCCGATATCGGCCTCGATGCCGACGACGTGCGCAAGCGCCTCGCCACCGACGAGGATGTCGCACGCGTGTCAGCCGACGCGCAGGAGGCTGCCGAGAAGGGCATCTCCGGCGTGCCGACCTACGTGTTCGCGCAGAAATACGCCGTCTCCGGCGCGCAGGATCCGAACCTGCTCGCGCGCGCCATCCGCCAGGTCTCGGCGGAGATCAACGCGCAGGCGGCGGAGTAG
- a CDS encoding GNAT family N-acetyltransferase gives MVDIAHQAAINPASAKDATPALVPLTAIEPGQWRALAQRAVEPNGYYLPAWELAVSATARDRVGASALSVCGGSSTRLIGLMPVVSLWHALKIPLPALVSAHPYGTLCSPLIDRDASLEAATRLLQRAREAGVHALVLRDVALDGAAMASLRQALGQARLKPRVLASYIRASLDATQDGDRLLHEALGAKKLKELRRQRHRLEEHGAISFDVARKVEEIKPALETFLQLESSGWKGERGTALIQDAGDATFIRRAVPALAETAQCEIVTLRAGTTPVAAGIVLRHQDRAFFFKLGIDERFAKYSPGVQLTLDLTRHLCADPAIASADSTANADHPMINPIWRGRFAIGDVLIPLRRNDPMVALIHAALSARGLAREAARRAIHLLRK, from the coding sequence GTGGTCGACATCGCACATCAGGCTGCGATCAATCCGGCATCGGCGAAGGATGCGACGCCCGCGCTCGTCCCGCTCACGGCGATCGAGCCCGGGCAATGGCGCGCGCTGGCGCAGCGGGCGGTCGAGCCGAACGGCTATTACCTGCCCGCCTGGGAGCTCGCGGTCAGCGCAACCGCGCGCGATCGTGTCGGTGCCTCGGCCCTGTCTGTCTGCGGCGGTTCCTCGACGCGGCTGATCGGGCTGATGCCGGTGGTCTCGCTCTGGCATGCCCTGAAGATCCCCCTGCCCGCGCTGGTGAGCGCACATCCCTATGGCACGCTGTGCAGCCCGCTGATCGATCGCGACGCTTCGCTCGAGGCCGCGACGCGCCTGCTGCAACGCGCGCGCGAGGCCGGCGTGCATGCGCTGGTCCTGCGCGATGTCGCGCTCGACGGCGCTGCGATGGCATCGCTCAGGCAAGCGCTCGGGCAGGCCCGACTGAAACCGCGCGTGCTCGCCTCCTACATCCGCGCCAGCCTCGACGCGACACAGGATGGCGACAGGCTGCTGCACGAGGCGCTCGGAGCCAAGAAGCTCAAGGAGCTGCGCCGGCAGCGCCATCGCCTGGAAGAACATGGCGCGATCAGCTTTGACGTTGCGCGCAAGGTGGAGGAGATCAAGCCCGCGCTCGAGACCTTCCTGCAGCTCGAATCCAGCGGCTGGAAGGGCGAGCGCGGCACTGCGTTGATTCAGGACGCGGGCGATGCGACCTTCATCCGCCGCGCCGTCCCCGCGCTTGCCGAGACCGCGCAATGCGAGATCGTCACCCTGCGCGCCGGCACCACCCCCGTGGCCGCCGGCATCGTGCTGCGCCATCAGGACCGCGCCTTCTTCTTCAAGCTCGGCATCGACGAGCGTTTTGCCAAATATTCGCCCGGCGTACAGCTCACGCTCGATCTGACGCGTCATCTCTGCGCCGATCCCGCCATTGCCAGCGCAGATTCCACCGCGAATGCCGACCATCCCATGATCAACCCGATCTGGCGCGGCCGCTTTGCGATCGGCGACGTGCTGATCCCGCTGCGGCGCAACGATCCGATGGTGGCGCTTATCCATGCAGCGCTCAGCGCGCGCGGCCTGGCGCGCGAAGCGGCGCGCCGCGCGATCCACCTGCTCCGCAAATAA
- a CDS encoding YeeE/YedE family protein, translating to MTILVQFAIGLLFGLGLIVSGMSNPAKVLNFLDLGGIPAGTWDASLAFVMAGAVAVTFVGFRHVLKLAHPVFAESFHVPTRSDIDPKIIVGPAIFGIGWGLAGFCPGPALTALGFGSTSAVVFVVAMCAGMMLARFIAQLPSSTRVAAPVHPLES from the coding sequence ATGACCATTCTCGTTCAATTCGCGATCGGCTTGCTGTTCGGCCTCGGGCTCATCGTCTCCGGCATGTCGAATCCGGCAAAGGTGCTGAACTTCCTCGACCTCGGCGGCATCCCGGCGGGCACATGGGACGCGAGCCTCGCCTTCGTGATGGCCGGCGCGGTCGCCGTGACCTTCGTCGGCTTCAGGCACGTCTTGAAGCTTGCACATCCCGTCTTCGCCGAAAGCTTCCACGTGCCGACGCGCAGCGACATCGATCCGAAGATCATCGTTGGTCCCGCGATCTTCGGCATCGGCTGGGGATTGGCGGGCTTCTGTCCGGGACCGGCGCTGACCGCGCTCGGCTTCGGCTCGACCTCGGCCGTCGTTTTCGTCGTCGCGATGTGCGCCGGCATGATGCTGGCCCGCTTCATCGCGCAACTGCCATCATCGACACGTGTCGCGGCGCCGGTTCATCCGCTCGAGTCCTGA
- a CDS encoding YeeE/YedE family protein gives MVATSFTPIASLLGGALIGLSAVLLMWATGRIAGVSGIAARLFPPYEDREFAGRLAFVAGLIAAPVLVRLVTGSLPAQTIAAGAPVLIVAGLLTGFGAVWGSGCTSGHGVCGLSRLSVRSLVATITFMATAAATVFVIRHWS, from the coding sequence ATGGTCGCCACGTCTTTCACGCCGATTGCATCGCTCCTGGGCGGTGCGCTGATTGGCCTGTCCGCCGTGCTCCTGATGTGGGCGACGGGGCGGATCGCCGGCGTCAGCGGCATCGCGGCGCGGTTGTTTCCGCCTTACGAGGACCGCGAATTCGCCGGCCGGCTCGCCTTCGTCGCCGGGCTCATTGCCGCACCCGTGCTGGTGCGGCTTGTGACCGGAAGCCTGCCGGCGCAGACGATCGCCGCGGGAGCGCCGGTGCTGATTGTCGCAGGGCTGCTCACCGGGTTCGGCGCGGTGTGGGGCAGCGGCTGTACCTCGGGCCATGGCGTCTGCGGCCTGTCGCGCTTGTCGGTCCGCTCGCTGGTGGCGACCATCACCTTCATGGCGACGGCCGCAGCCACCGTCTTCGTCATCCGGCACTGGAGCTGA
- a CDS encoding helix-turn-helix transcriptional regulator: MNAHASTARTEPSQPVHIGDHLREWRQRRRMSQLDLAGEAEISARHLSFVETGRAAPSREMVLRLAERLDVPLRERNVLLVAAGFAPAFPQRPLEDPALKSARQAIDLVLRAHEPNPALAYDRHWNLVTANRMVAPLLQGVPERLLGQPFNVLRLAFHPEGLAPRTVNLAEWCAHLLERLHRQCEATADPELVKLYHDLKSYPIPARSGPLSSDNVAIPFKLRHDGGILSFFSTTMVFGTPVDITLSELALETFFPADERTAAWLKQTAANMA; the protein is encoded by the coding sequence ATGAACGCACATGCATCCACGGCACGCACTGAGCCCAGCCAGCCGGTCCATATCGGCGACCATTTGCGCGAATGGCGGCAGCGCCGCCGCATGAGCCAGCTCGATCTCGCCGGTGAGGCGGAGATTTCCGCGCGCCATCTCAGCTTCGTCGAGACCGGACGCGCCGCGCCCTCGCGCGAGATGGTGCTGCGGCTGGCCGAGCGTCTCGACGTGCCCTTGCGCGAACGCAACGTGCTGCTGGTCGCCGCAGGCTTCGCGCCGGCCTTTCCGCAGCGCCCGCTGGAGGATCCCGCCTTGAAATCAGCCCGGCAGGCCATCGACCTCGTGCTCAGAGCGCATGAGCCCAATCCGGCGCTGGCCTATGACCGGCACTGGAATCTGGTGACCGCCAATCGCATGGTGGCACCGCTGCTGCAGGGCGTTCCGGAGCGGTTGCTGGGCCAGCCTTTCAACGTGTTGCGGCTTGCGTTTCATCCGGAGGGGCTGGCACCGCGCACGGTCAATCTCGCGGAATGGTGCGCGCATCTGCTCGAGCGCCTGCACCGGCAATGCGAGGCGACGGCCGATCCGGAACTGGTCAAGCTCTACCACGACCTCAAGAGCTATCCGATCCCGGCGCGCTCGGGCCCGCTGTCGAGCGATAATGTCGCGATCCCCTTCAAGCTGCGCCATGACGGCGGGATACTAAGTTTCTTCTCCACCACCATGGTGTTCGGCACGCCGGTCGATATCACCCTGTCGGAGCTGGCGCTGGAGACGTTCTTTCCGGCCGACGAGCGGACCGCGGCATGGCTGAAGCAGACGGCGGCAAATATGGCCTAG
- a CDS encoding HdeA family protein — protein MKTTLSILFAAALSLTSMPAHAVKWDLSTMTCKQFLESGEDNIAVVLTWMDGWYKGDEDNAIIDTEVFIENAKKFGAYCGKNPTVSVVTAADEILGK, from the coding sequence ATGAAGACCACGCTTTCGATTTTGTTCGCCGCAGCGCTCTCGCTGACTTCGATGCCCGCCCACGCCGTCAAGTGGGACCTCTCGACCATGACCTGCAAGCAATTCCTCGAGAGCGGCGAGGACAACATCGCTGTCGTGCTGACCTGGATGGACGGCTGGTACAAGGGCGACGAGGACAACGCGATCATCGACACCGAGGTGTTCATCGAGAACGCCAAGAAGTTCGGTGCCTATTGCGGAAAGAATCCAACCGTCAGCGTCGTCACCGCGGCCGACGAAATTCTCGGCAAGTAG
- a CDS encoding PilZ domain-containing protein, whose product MIEKRAAQRHRVFKGGTITFENSGIACTVRNMSDGGAAIDLENPAILPQSFTLSISRDNFVRDCRTVWRNDKRIGLAFVQ is encoded by the coding sequence ATGATCGAGAAACGTGCAGCGCAACGTCACCGGGTTTTCAAGGGCGGCACGATCACCTTTGAAAATAGCGGTATCGCGTGCACTGTGCGCAACATGTCCGACGGCGGTGCCGCGATCGATCTCGAAAACCCCGCCATATTGCCGCAATCGTTCACGTTGTCGATTTCACGCGACAATTTCGTGCGGGATTGCCGCACGGTGTGGCGCAACGACAAGCGCATCGGCCTCGCCTTCGTGCAATAG
- the gcvP gene encoding aminomethyl-transferring glycine dehydrogenase yields the protein MTAHRKSNGETTPFARRHIGPSARDVTAMLETVNAKSVDALMAETLPASIRQAAPLDLGKPLSETEAIAHMAELARQNQVFTSLIGQGYSGTILPAVIQRNILENPAWYTAYTPYQPEISQGRLEALFNFQTMICDLTGLDVANASLLDEATAAAEAMALAERHSRVEAKAFFVDKDVHPQTLAVMRTRAEPLGWSLVVGDPLTDLDKQDVLGALLQYPGSSGAVRDLRPAIAALKAKGALAIVAADLLALTLIASPGELGADIAIGSAQRFGVPMGYGGPHAAYMAVRDALKRSLPGRIVGLSVDSRGAPAYRLALQTREQHIRREKATSNICTAQVLLAVIAAMYAVYHGPEGLAQIARNVHRRAAVLAAGLRKLGFAPTSESFFDTVSVDAGAERAEIIARATAETINLGVGETALRIALDETTTSATVEAVWRAFGGQLSYAEIDATTREALPETLKRTTAFLTHPVFHAHRSETEMLRYMRKLSDRDLALDRAMIPLGSCTMKLNATTEMMPLTWPEFGSLHPFAPREQAAGYHALFARLEKWLCDITGYDAISLQPNSGAQGEYAGLLAIRGYHAARGETHRKICLIPSSAHGTNPASAAMVGMDVVVVACEANGDVDVNDLRAKAEKHSNDLAAVMITYPSTHGVFEEHIREICDIVHGHGGQVYLDGANLNAQVGLSRPGDYGADVSHLNLHKTFCIPHGGGGPGMGPIGVKAHLAPFLPGHPATQADASIGPVSAAPFGSASILTISYIYILMMGGEGLKRATEIAILNANYVAARLDAHFPVLYKNARGRVAHECIVDPRPLKTTSGVTVDDIAKRLIDYGFHAPTMSFPVPGTLMIEPTESESKAELDRFCDAMIAIRKEIAEVEAGRFKIEASPLRHAPHTVHDIADDDWKRAYARSEGCFPQGTSRTDKYWCPVGRVDNVYGDRNLVCSCPPVSDYAEAAE from the coding sequence ATGACCGCGCACCGCAAATCCAATGGCGAGACCACTCCCTTCGCACGCCGCCACATCGGCCCCTCGGCGCGCGATGTCACCGCAATGCTCGAGACCGTCAACGCCAAGAGCGTCGACGCACTGATGGCAGAGACGCTGCCCGCCTCGATCCGGCAGGCCGCGCCGCTCGATCTCGGCAAGCCGCTGAGCGAGACCGAGGCGATCGCGCATATGGCCGAGCTCGCGCGGCAGAACCAGGTTTTCACCTCGCTGATCGGCCAGGGCTATTCGGGCACGATCCTGCCCGCGGTGATCCAGCGCAACATCCTCGAAAACCCCGCCTGGTACACGGCATATACGCCCTACCAGCCCGAGATCAGCCAGGGCCGGCTGGAGGCGCTGTTCAACTTCCAGACCATGATCTGCGACCTCACCGGGCTCGATGTCGCCAACGCCTCGCTGCTCGATGAGGCGACTGCCGCAGCCGAAGCCATGGCGCTCGCGGAGCGGCATTCGCGGGTCGAGGCAAAGGCCTTCTTCGTCGACAAGGACGTCCATCCGCAGACGCTCGCTGTGATGCGCACCCGCGCCGAACCGCTCGGCTGGTCGCTGGTCGTCGGCGATCCCCTCACCGATCTCGACAAGCAAGACGTGCTGGGCGCCCTGCTGCAATATCCGGGCTCGTCGGGCGCGGTGCGCGACCTCAGGCCCGCGATTGCGGCGCTGAAGGCCAAGGGTGCGCTCGCGATCGTTGCCGCCGATCTGCTCGCGCTCACGCTGATCGCCTCGCCCGGCGAGCTTGGCGCCGACATCGCGATCGGCTCCGCGCAGCGCTTTGGCGTGCCGATGGGCTATGGCGGACCGCACGCGGCCTATATGGCGGTGCGCGACGCGCTGAAGCGCTCGCTGCCCGGCCGCATCGTCGGCCTCTCCGTCGACTCGCGCGGCGCACCGGCCTATCGCCTGGCGCTGCAGACCCGCGAGCAGCACATTCGCCGCGAGAAGGCGACCTCCAACATCTGCACCGCGCAGGTGCTGCTTGCCGTGATTGCGGCGATGTATGCGGTCTATCACGGCCCCGAGGGTCTCGCGCAGATCGCACGCAACGTGCATCGCCGCGCGGCCGTGCTCGCGGCCGGCCTGCGCAAGCTCGGCTTTGCGCCGACTAGCGAAAGCTTCTTCGACACGGTCAGCGTCGATGCCGGCGCTGAGCGAGCCGAGATCATCGCGCGCGCGACCGCCGAGACAATCAATCTCGGCGTTGGTGAAACTGCGCTCCGCATCGCGCTCGACGAGACCACGACATCAGCGACCGTCGAAGCGGTGTGGCGCGCGTTCGGCGGCCAGCTGTCCTACGCCGAGATCGACGCCACCACGCGCGAGGCGCTGCCGGAGACGCTGAAGCGCACCACGGCGTTCCTGACCCATCCCGTTTTCCACGCGCATCGCTCCGAAACCGAGATGCTGCGCTACATGCGCAAGCTCAGCGATCGCGACCTCGCGCTCGACCGCGCGATGATTCCGCTCGGCTCGTGCACCATGAAGCTGAACGCGACCACCGAGATGATGCCGCTGACCTGGCCCGAGTTCGGGTCCTTGCACCCCTTCGCTCCGCGCGAGCAGGCCGCCGGCTATCACGCGCTGTTCGCGCGGCTGGAAAAATGGCTGTGCGACATCACCGGCTATGACGCGATCTCGCTGCAGCCGAATTCGGGCGCGCAAGGAGAGTATGCCGGCTTGCTCGCGATCCGCGGTTATCACGCCGCGCGCGGCGAGACGCACCGAAAGATCTGCCTGATCCCCTCCTCCGCCCATGGCACCAACCCGGCCTCGGCCGCGATGGTCGGCATGGACGTGGTGGTGGTCGCCTGCGAGGCCAATGGCGACGTCGACGTCAACGATCTCCGCGCCAAGGCGGAGAAGCATTCGAACGATCTCGCCGCGGTCATGATCACCTATCCCTCGACGCATGGCGTGTTCGAGGAGCATATCCGCGAGATCTGCGACATCGTGCACGGCCATGGCGGCCAGGTGTACCTCGACGGTGCCAACCTCAACGCGCAGGTCGGGCTGTCGCGGCCCGGCGATTACGGCGCCGACGTCAGCCATCTCAACCTGCACAAGACCTTCTGCATCCCGCATGGCGGCGGCGGCCCCGGCATGGGCCCGATCGGCGTGAAGGCGCATCTCGCGCCGTTCCTGCCCGGTCATCCGGCGACGCAGGCCGATGCTTCTATTGGCCCGGTCTCGGCCGCGCCGTTCGGTTCGGCCTCGATCCTCACCATCTCCTACATCTACATCCTGATGATGGGCGGCGAAGGCTTGAAGCGCGCGACCGAGATCGCGATCCTCAACGCCAACTACGTCGCGGCAAGGCTCGATGCGCACTTCCCGGTGCTCTACAAGAACGCCAGGGGACGCGTCGCGCATGAGTGCATCGTCGATCCTCGTCCGCTGAAGACGACTTCCGGCGTCACTGTCGACGACATCGCAAAGCGCCTGATCGACTACGGCTTCCACGCGCCGACCATGAGCTTCCCGGTGCCGGGCACGCTGATGATCGAGCCGACGGAGTCGGAATCGAAGGCAGAGCTGGATCGCTTCTGCGACGCCATGATCGCGATCCGGAAGGAGATCGCCGAGGTCGAGGCCGGCCGCTTCAAGATCGAAGCGTCGCCGCTGCGTCATGCCCCGCACACCGTGCACGACATCGCGGACGACGATTGGAAGCGCGCCTACGCCCGTAGCGAGGGCTGCTTCCCCCAGGGCACCTCGCGCACCGACAAATATTGGTGCCCGGTCGGCCGCGTCGACAACGTCTATGGCGACCGCAACCTGGTGTGCTCCTGCCCGCCGGTGAGCGATTACGCGGAAGCGGCGGAGTAG
- a CDS encoding PaaI family thioesterase codes for MPPQPDAEFGITEARRILGEVFAPWIQDLDLSVERIEHIPPADAPDWQPGALLRMPFSERLCRNGGMVCGQALMALADTAMVIANLAANRGYRPMTTVDQTTHFMRAVSSSDVLADARVVRLGRTMSFGRVTLLSATDNKQVAMVSSAFAMLPG; via the coding sequence ATGCCACCGCAGCCAGACGCCGAGTTCGGCATCACCGAGGCCAGACGCATCCTCGGCGAGGTCTTTGCGCCCTGGATCCAGGATCTTGACCTGTCCGTCGAGCGCATCGAGCACATCCCACCTGCCGATGCGCCGGACTGGCAGCCGGGCGCGCTGCTCCGCATGCCGTTTTCGGAGCGGCTGTGCCGCAATGGCGGGATGGTCTGCGGTCAGGCGTTGATGGCGCTCGCCGACACCGCGATGGTGATCGCGAACCTCGCGGCCAATCGCGGCTATCGTCCGATGACGACGGTGGACCAGACCACGCATTTCATGCGCGCAGTCTCCTCGTCCGACGTGCTGGCGGATGCGCGCGTGGTGCGGCTCGGACGCACCATGAGCTTTGGCCGCGTCACCCTGCTCTCCGCCACCGACAACAAGCAGGTCGCCATGGTGTCGAGCGCGTTCGCGATGCTGCCGGGTTGA